The DNA sequence TTGCCTGCATTCCTTCTCCCAAGATACCTAAATTATAAATATAAAGATGCGGGATAGAGTAAATATTTATGTCCGGATAACTTTCTTTTGATAAGGCTATCTCCTTTCCCGGAAGCCATTCTAAGGTGCCGTGTGTTCCAACATGGATAATCACATCTGCCTTAAAAATTTTGTCAATCCATTTGTAAAAGGCTAAGTATGAATGAGGCGGCGGATTGTGAGTGTCGTGATAGGTTTCTACAACTGCATCTTCGGGGCTTCGTGCCGGTTGAAGCCCGATATAAATATTTCCGTTTATAATTCCCGGAATTACAATATGGTCATTCATAATCATTGAAAGGCCGGGAGGATTACCCCATTTTTGTTTTAAGTCACTGCGATTGAATTCCGGAAGATTCTTATACCAGCCCTCATACGTTTTAGAACTCACTTTATCGGCTTTAAATTTCCAAATTGTTTCAGGTGATGTCCATTTCCATTCATTTGTTCCCCTGCGTATTAATTCATCTATAATTTCCTGCCCGTTTAAAAAGTTAAAATCCAAGTTATAGTTTTCTTCTTTTAAAAATTGAAGTATATTCCATAAAGAGTTCGGCGTATCCAATCCATGGGCTGAACCTATTAGGTCGTTTCTTGGAGGATAGTTGTGTAAAATAATGGCGACTCTTCTTTCTTGAGGTTTTTTATTTTTTAGTTGTGCAAACCTGTTTACAAGTTCACATAGGACCTTGACCCGTTCTGTTATTGGTACGAAGACTCTCCCTACAATCCCATCTTTTTCTATTTCTTCGGAAGCAGCTATCGGAATAGTAATAATTTGTCCGTCAATTTCAGGTTGATATATGTTTAATGATACAGAGGCTATATCCAAACCCGAAGGTGAGTTTTCAAATTCTTCCTTTGAAAGGTAGCTTGTAATAGCTTGAAATACCGGAAGATTAAAATTTTCAAAACAAGAATGAATAAAATTTTTAAATTCATTTTGGTAGTATGAAGATATGGTATATCCCGTTGTTAAAATTATTGCGTCTATAATTAATTTACCGTTAAAATAAAAATATTTTTCCATTGCTTGCAGCACACCATCGTTATCTTGCGGGCCTAGTCTTCCGATAATACAAAGGCAGTCTGCGCCTTGATTTTCTAATTCTTTAATAATAGCATCAACATGTCTCATGTTTTGATTGAGTAAAAAAGGATAGTGTGCAACAAGGCCTATGATATTTCTGTTTGAATTGGCAATATCGGATAATACTTTTTGTTCTTCATCTACATTAAGTAAATGTCCGTCCTTATATATTCCTATAGCCTTTCTTTCTTTTGGAGGAGCTAAGATATAATTTGTTCCTATTGTAATGTTTGAAAATAACTTTATAAACTCTGTAATTTGATCCGTTCCGCCTGCCTTAAAATAACTGTGCAGCCTTATATATTCTTCCGGTTTAATAGAACTATAAGACATAATTGATCTGATTTCTTCAGGGATTGAACAATCAAAGAAGATTTTTTTACCTTTTATAATTCGGATTACCGTTTCGAGGTTTTGTAAATGAGCGGATGAACCGTGAAAATGCATAATTACCGCATCTGAATCTTTTAACCTGCTGCACATTTCTTGAAAGATGTTTTTATCGGAGTTTACTTTTATGACATCAAAGCAAAAAATATTTAAATTTATTTTCTCAGAGTCTTTCAACTGTTTTACGGCTGATTTAAATTCAAAGATTCTGGAGTCTCCGTAAAATATTCCTGTTAAATTCATCGCTTGTCCTCCATAACATCAATTCTGGATAGAGAGTATTCTGTGTTTTGATGTACAATCTCGGTTAAGACCTCAGGTTTTAGATCTTCTATTTGGTAATATCTTGCATTTAAGTTTTTTGCAATCTCTTCGGCAAGAGCTAGTTTTACAAAGCCTGATTCGGTATCTATAACAACAGAGTAAATATTTGCATTTTTTATTTTTTTTGAAATAAAAAGAGCATCCTTAATAGGCTCATCAAAAAAAACGGAACCGTGATTAGTCCTTCCGTCTGTAATTAAAAAGAGCAGGGGAATCATATCCTTATTTTTTAGCCTATGTATTTTAAAATATTCCAAAGCCTTGTTTAAGCCCATGGATAGAGGTGTTTTTCCGATTGTAGGGATGAGCTGTAATTCTCTTTTTGCAAGTAAAACGCTTCTTGTAAAGGGTAGTATTATTTCAGCCCTTGTTCCAGCAAAGGTGATCATAGAAACCTCATCATGCTTTTGGTAAGAATCCATCAATAAAGATAGAATAGCGTTTTTTGTTTCTTTCATCCTCTTCATAGCGCCCATAGAACCGCTTGCATCTACCAAAAAAATAATAGAGGCACCTATACGGGTTTTTCTTCTTTTGAATTTATAATCATCCTTGTTTATTTTAATAATGCCTTCTTTAGGTTTTATTTGATGTAAGGCTGCCGATTTTATTGTGGGTATAGGAGCAAGGTTATGAAGATTTTGATTGTATCTTGTATAGCCGAAGGATTTTCCCTTTAATTCGTTGGTGCGTGTTTTATTTCTTTTGCCCATCCCCTTTCTAAAAGAATTATCCTCATTAATGTTTAAAAGATTTTTTATTTTAAAAATTTTATCTGCAATTTCTATGTCCGGATGTCTTGAATTTATTCCTTTTTGTTTATCTGTATTATTATCTTTATCTTCTGTGAAGTCGTTTTCATTATTCGAAATTCGGGATTTTGATTCTATTTTTTGATTGTCTTTTTCATTAGGTTTTTCTGCCGTTTTATTTTTATCTGATTTTGTTTTATCATTGTTATCTTTGTCCGATTTTATTTGATTTTTATTTTGGGTTTCGGATAAGATGTTTTTTCTATGTTTAAGAACAAGTTCTGCAGCTTCTTGAAAGTTTTCGTCTGTGATATATTGATGATTGTCTATGGCCGCCAGAGCCCTTGCCGTGTGTATAAGACAGATGCCTGCCCTGTAGCCGAAGCAGTTTGCTTCTTTACTAAGGGCTTCAGCCTTTGTAATTATCGAGTCCGATATTTTTATTCCGTTCACTCTTTTTTTTGCATCATGAATTTTATTCGATAAAATTTTATCTTCTTTTTTTAGAGCTTCAATTGTAATTTTGTCTTCTTTATCAAGGCTTAAATTCCTTTTTAATATTTTTAGTCTTTCTTCTTTATTTAGATTTGAATCCGTTTCTACATAGATTGAAAATTTGTCGGTAATCGAGTTATTTAAAAATCCTTCTTCAGGATTCATTGTGCCTATGAGCTTAGACTCTATTATTTTTTTATTGGAATGTCCATCACGCTCTGTCTGGAGAAAACCTGTTTCTATTACATTCAATATTGTGTTGATATATTCGTTAGGAAAGAGGTTGATCTCATCAATATATAAAATTTTATTTTTGGCTCCACCTAAGATGCCATGCTGAAATTTGATTTTACCTGATTCAAGGCTTGCTCTAATATCCAGACCGCCGAATAAATTATCTTCCGTAATATTGAGCGGGATATTAGCTATGGGCATATCGGAAATATTTTTCATACTCCGTGCAGCAAGGCTTTTTCCGGTTCCTTTCCCTCCGGCTATAAGCAGGCTGTTTATTTTATCGCTGACGGCAAGAACAAGGAGTGCCCTTATTAATTTTTTTTGACCAACAAGGAGGCTAAAAGGATAATCAAAGCCTTTCATTTAAGATGTTCTCAATATCTGCTTGGTTTAATGGGCTTATTTCTTCAAAGGGCTTTTTCCTAAGCCTATGAGAATATACCATTTGTGCTAAACGGATAATATCGTCTTTTGTAACCTCATCTCTTTCTTGAAAGGCTGCATAGGCCTTGGCGGCTCTAACTAAGGTTAGGTCTCCCCTGTGGCCGTCCACATTTAAGCCTACCGAAAGGCTTACAACCAAGTCTAAAATATCATCTCCTACTTTAATATCGGGAAAGAGTTTTTGAGCTTTTTTTATTTTTGATATTAAATTTTTTTCTTCTTTATGCGAGGAGTTTGTAAATTCCACAGGATCATTTTCAAATGCCAGTCTTTTTTTTATAATTTCTTTCCTTAAGTGTCCATCCTTTTCACTTTTTACATCGACCAATAAACCGAACCGGTCTAAAAGCTGAGGCCTTAGTTCCCCTTCTTCAGGATTCATTGTTCCTATCAGGATAAATTTAGATGAGTGGCTGTATGATATTCCGTCTCTTTCTATCGTATTTACACCCATAGCTGCCGCATCCAATAAAAGATCTACTATATAATCTTCCAAGAGATTTATCTCATCCGCATACAGGATATTACCGTCAGCTTCTGCTAGGATTCCTTTTTGAAGAACCTTTTCACCTGTTTTTAAAACCCTTTCAATATCGATCGA is a window from the Treponema denticola genome containing:
- a CDS encoding magnesium chelatase subunit D family protein, which translates into the protein MKGFDYPFSLLVGQKKLIRALLVLAVSDKINSLLIAGGKGTGKSLAARSMKNISDMPIANIPLNITEDNLFGGLDIRASLESGKIKFQHGILGGAKNKILYIDEINLFPNEYINTILNVIETGFLQTERDGHSNKKIIESKLIGTMNPEEGFLNNSITDKFSIYVETDSNLNKEERLKILKRNLSLDKEDKITIEALKKEDKILSNKIHDAKKRVNGIKISDSIITKAEALSKEANCFGYRAGICLIHTARALAAIDNHQYITDENFQEAAELVLKHRKNILSETQNKNQIKSDKDNNDKTKSDKNKTAEKPNEKDNQKIESKSRISNNENDFTEDKDNNTDKQKGINSRHPDIEIADKIFKIKNLLNINEDNSFRKGMGKRNKTRTNELKGKSFGYTRYNQNLHNLAPIPTIKSAALHQIKPKEGIIKINKDDYKFKRRKTRIGASIIFLVDASGSMGAMKRMKETKNAILSLLMDSYQKHDEVSMITFAGTRAEIILPFTRSVLLAKRELQLIPTIGKTPLSMGLNKALEYFKIHRLKNKDMIPLLFLITDGRTNHGSVFFDEPIKDALFISKKIKNANIYSVVIDTESGFVKLALAEEIAKNLNARYYQIEDLKPEVLTEIVHQNTEYSLSRIDVMEDKR
- a CDS encoding ATP-binding protein, yielding MTEKQIFPFVQIEGQEDIKLAIILNLICPAISGVLIRGEKGTGKSTIVRGIGELMQRHGENLKVVELPINATEDRVAGSIDIERVLKTGEKVLQKGILAEADGNILYADEINLLEDYIVDLLLDAAAMGVNTIERDGISYSHSSKFILIGTMNPEEGELRPQLLDRFGLLVDVKSEKDGHLRKEIIKKRLAFENDPVEFTNSSHKEEKNLISKIKKAQKLFPDIKVGDDILDLVVSLSVGLNVDGHRGDLTLVRAAKAYAAFQERDEVTKDDIIRLAQMVYSHRLRKKPFEEISPLNQADIENILNERL